A single genomic interval of Lathyrus oleraceus cultivar Zhongwan6 chromosome 7, CAAS_Psat_ZW6_1.0, whole genome shotgun sequence harbors:
- the LOC127107936 gene encoding equilibrative nucleotide transporter 1 — protein sequence MAFTESDSTLLLPSGSGTKEKAPEDKWHLAYMIYFFLGFGYLLPWNAFITAVDYFSYLYPDASVDRIFAVVYMLVGLFGLMVIILYRHKSHAYVRINLGLALFVVSLLVVPLIDAFYVKGRVGFYGGFYVTAGALGISGVADALVQGSIVGSAGELPERYMQAVIAGTAASGVVVSFLRIFTKAVYTQDVSGLQKSANLYFGVSIVIMFICMVLYSLANKLPIMKYYDEVKIQAVAVEDDDGPLTGSVWRSTVWETVGTIKWYGFGLILIYVVTLAIFPGYITEDVHSELLMDWYPILLITCFNVFDLVGKSFTAVYLLENAKIAIGCCVARLLFFPLFLGCLHGPKFFRTEIPVTVLTCVLGLTNGYLTSVLMILAPKTVKLQHAETAGIVSVLFLVVGLASGSIIAWFWVI from the exons ATGGCATTCACCGAATCCGATTCAACTCTTCTTCTACCATCAGGCTCTGGTACAAAGGAAAAAGCACCAGAAGACAAATGGCATTTAGCGTACATGATCTATTTCTTCCTCGGCTTTGGTTATTTACTTCCATGGAACGCATTCATCACAGCCGTTGATTACTTCTCTTACCTTTATCCTGATGCAAGCGTGGATCGCATCTTCGCCGTTGTTTATATGCTCGTTGGTCTCTTTGGTCTAATGGTTATTATTCTGTATAGGCACAAATCTCATGCCTATGTTAGGATTAACTTGGGTCTTGCTCTTTTTGTTGTTTCGTTACTTGTTGTTCCTTTGATTGATGCGTTTTATGTTAAGGGTCGGGTTGGGTTTTATGGTGGGTTTTATGTTACTGCCGGAGCACTTGGGATTTCTGGCGTGGCTGATGCTTTGGTGCAGGGATCTATTGTGGGTTCTGCCGGTGAGTTGCCGGAGAGGTACATGCAAGCTGTCATCGCTGGGACTGCTGCTTCTG GGGTGGTTGTTTCTTTCCTAAGGATATTTACGAAAGCTGTTTACACACAAGATGTCTCCGGCTTGCAAAAGAGTGCAAATCTCTACTTTGGTGTATCAATTGTGATTATGTTCATATGCATGGTTTTATACAGTCTAGCAAACAAACTACCCATTATGAAGTACTATGATGAAGTTAAGATTCAGGCAGTTGCAGTAGAAGACGACGATGGTCCTTTGACTGGATCCGTATGGAGGTCGACTGTATGGGAAACTGTTGGAACAATCAAGTGGTATGGATTTGGCTTGATACTCATTTATGTTGTGACTCTTGCGATATTTCCTGGGTACATTACTGAAGATGTCCACTCTGAACTTCTCATGGATTGGTATCCGATTCTCCTTATCACTTGCTTTAATGTGTTTGACCTTGTTGGCAAAAGCTTTACTGCAGTATACCTTCTAGAGAATGCAAAAATTGCTATAGGATGTTGCGTAGCACGACTGTTGTTTTTCCCTCTCTTCTTAGGGTGCTTACATGGTCCGAAATTCTTCCGGACAGAGATTCCTGTTACAGTACTGACTTGTGTTTTAGGGCTTACAAATGGATATCTTACTAGCGTATTGATGATTTTAGCTCCTAAAACTGTGAAGTTGCAGCATGCAGAGACTGCAGGGATTGTGAGCGTGTTATTCTTAGTTGTTGGTCTTGCTTCTGGGTCTATTATAGCTTGGTTTTGGGTCATCTGA